A stretch of DNA from Calditerricola satsumensis:
CCCCCTGAACGTCGCGCGAGAGCCGTACGGCGAAAACGGAACGGTCTAACCTTGTCCGTTCTCCCATAGAGTGTAGTGGCAAGGAGGGGGAGCGCGATGAGGGGATGGGTGCGGGTGATGTGCCTCTGGCTCTTCTTGTGGGGGAGTGGGGGTGGACTGTGGCTGGCGACCGCATCCGGCGAGGAGGCGGTGCGCGGCGATGCGCAGCAGCTGCTCAAGCACATCGAGCGCCTGACGGTGCGCGTGGAGCAGGACGTTCGCCAGGCGCGGTGGGAGGAGGCGCGCGCGCACTACGCCGAGCTGGCCGATGCGGTGGTTGCGCTGACGCGCCGGTTGCCGGCGTCCACCGAAGGGCTGCACGCGGTTTTCACAGCGGTTTTGGAGGGCAAGCGCACCTTCACCCGGGTCCGGCCCAACTCCGAGGCGATGCTGCGCGATGCCCTCCGCGTGCGCCTGGCCGCTGACGCGCTGCTCTCCCGCCAGCAGCCGTTGTGGAAGGAGTACCGCGCGGAAGTGGAGGGAGAGCTTCGCCAGCTCCGCAGCGGCGTCGTTTCCGGACGCGACTGGCTGAAGGCCTACCGCCGCCTCGCCGACATCTACGCCATCGTGCGGCCGGCGGTGGTTATCCAACAGCCTGCCGAAGACGTGGAAGCCCTCGATTCGCTCGTGCGCGTCCTCGACCGATCCGCTCCCCAGGTGGATCGGGCCGTGGTGTGGGAATTCCACAACCGGATGGCCCGCCTCTTCGAATTGGCGTACGAAACCTCTGCCACCCCCTGGCTGGGCCCGTCGTCCGTCTACGCTGTCGTGACGGTGATCGCGGCCGTCGTCTTCACCGTGCTCGGCTATGTGGCGTGGTACCGCTATCGGCTGGAACACCGGCCGTGAAGGCGCGCTTCATCCCTCAATCGGACGCTTGTGCTCATCGAGGGTAAACCCTTCGCCATGCACGTCGCGGACATCCTGAATGGCGACGAAGGCGTAGGGGTCAACCTGATGGACCAGGGCTTTCAACCGCTGGATTTCGTTCCGGCTGACGACCACATAGAGGACGTCACGCTCCGCTCCCGTATAGCCACCCTTGCCCTTGAGGAGCGTGGCGCCGCGCTCCATCTCGTGCAGGATGCGACGGGCAATCTCCGCCGTGGCCTCCGAAACGATGATCGCCGCTTTGGCCGAATAGGCCACCTCCTGCACGAAGTCGATCACCCGCGCGCCGACGAAGACGGCCACCAACGTGTACATGGCCTTTTCCCGCCCGATGTAGTACGCCGACGCGCCGATGACGAACAGGTCGAACAGGAACATCGTCCGCCCGATCGTCCAGCCGAGGTATTTCTGCGCCAGGCGGGCGAGGATGTCTACCCCGCCGGTTGTGCCGCCGTACCGGAAGACCAGGCCCAGCCCCAGACCGACGGTGACACCGGCGTACAGCGCGGCGAGGAGAAGATCCCCGTGCAGCGGCTCGCGAAAGTCTTCAAACACCCACAAGAAGACCGACACGGCGGTGACCCCGTAGATGGTGTAGATCATGCTCGTGCGCCCGAGCACCTTCCACCCGATGAAAAAGAGGGGCAGGTTCAACAGCAAGTTGACAACACCCGGATCAAAGCCGAAGATGTAGTTGGCGAGGAGGGTGATGCCGGTAAACCCCCCTTCGGCCAACCCGTTGGCTATGGTGAAGTAGTTGAGGCCGAAGGAAAAGATGGCACATCCTACCGTGATGGCGAGGAGATTTTTGAGCCGAATGCCCACGGCGTGTTCCCCCATTGGATGCGAAAATGGTCGAACGAAACCGAAAATGGAAACAGCCATTATTATAGCGTGGCGCCGCTTTTGGGGGCAAGGCCGGGTGCACAGGCGCTCACCCCTCGCTCGCCCCGTTACAGAGAATGGATTCGAGGGAAGGAAACGGTTTGGTCTGCCCCTCCGTCCTCTGCTACGATGATGGAAGAAGAGAAGGAAGAAAGGAAAGGAATGGGGTTATGGGCGCCAAAACGCTCAAGCAAATCCAGGAAGAAGTGGACGCGTACATCGGCCAGTTTCGCGAAGGCTATTTTTCGCCGCTGGCCATGCTCGCCCGCATGGCGGAAGAAGTGGGGGAACTGGCCCGCGAAGTAAACCACCGGTACGGGGAAAAGCCGAAGAAGACAAGCGAACCCGAAGGCTCGATCGCCGAGGAGCTGGGGGACATTTTCTTCATTGTCGTCTGCTTTGCGAACTCCCTGGGCATCGACCTGCAAGAGGCGTACGAACGCATCATGGACAAGTTCCGCACGCGCGATCGCGACCGGTGGACGCCAAAGGAACCGCAGCGGGGGGATGACCGATGACGGACAAGCCGATTCGCGTGGCCGTGGCCGGAGCAAAGGGACGGATGGGGCGCGAAGTGGTGAAGCTGCTCGTGCAGGAGTCCGATTTTGCCTTTGTTGTCGGCATCGACGCGCGCCTCGATGGGGTGGACGTCGGCACGACCATCGGGCTGGGCGAACTGGGTGTGCCCTTTGTGCGCGACCTGGAGCGCGCCCTCGACGTGTACAAGCCCGATGTGCTCGTCGATTTCACCACCCCCGCGGCGGTGCGCCGGCACGTTGAGGTGGCCTTGGACCGCGGCGTGCGCCCGGTGGTCGGGACCACGGGCCTCAGCGAGGCGGAGGTCGAGGAGCTGGCGCGCCGCGCCCAGATGCGCGGCGTGGGCGGCGTCATTGCCCCCAACTTTGCCATCGGGGCCGTGCTGATGATGAAATTTGCCCAGATGGCGGCCAAGTACCTCCCGCACGTGGAAATCATCGAGCTGCATCACGACCAGAAGCTGGACGCGCCTTCGGGAACGGCCCTGAAGACGGCCGAAGGGATCCAACGGGTGCGGGCGGAGTTTCGCCAGGGCCATCCCGACGAAACGGAGCTGCTGGAAGGGGCGCGCGGGGCGTACGTCGGCGGCTTCCGCATCCACAGCGTACGGCTGCCGGGGCTCGTCGCCCACCAGGAGGTGCTGTTTGGGGGCGAGGGGCAACTGCTCACCATTCGCCACGACGCGCTGAGCCGTTCCTGCTTCATGCCCGGCGTGGCGCTGGCCATTCGCCGGGTCATGACCCTCGACCGCCTGGTGTACGGGCTGGAGCATCTGCTCGATTGAGCCCGGGGATCGGAGGGAACAGACGGTGCGCATCGCGCTCATCGCCCATGACCGAAAAAAGGATGAACTGGTCAATTTCGTGCTGGCGTACCGCCACATCTTTGCCCGGCACACGCTGTATGCCACAGGCACGACGGGGAAACGGATCGCGGACGAGGTGGGCTTGCCCGTGCACCGGTTCCGGTCGGGGCCCCTCGGCGGCGACCAGCAAATCGGCGCCTTGGTGGCCGAAAACCGCATCGACCTCGTCCTCTTTTTCCGCGATCCGCTCACGGCGCAGCCCCACGAGCCGGATATCATGGCCTTGATGCGGCTGTGCGACGCCTACGGCGTGCCGCTGGCCACCAACCTGGGCACGGCGGAGATCCTCGTCCGCAGCCTTGAACAGGGCGATTTCGCCTGGCGCCAGGTGGTGGAGCCGGGGACGGCGCCGCCCGTCGAGGTGCCGCAGCTGAAGAGGGAGGACGAGAACCCGTGAGCGTGGACGTGCTGGCCTTCGGGGCCCATCCCGATGACGTGGAGATCGGCATGGGCGGGACGCTCGCCCTCTGCGCGCGCCGCGGTCTTGTGACGGCCATCTGCGACCTGACGCGGGCCGAGCTGTCGTCGAACGGCACCGTGGAGACGCGACAGGTCGAAGCGGAGGAGGCGGCGCGCGTCCTCGGCGTGGCCGTGCGCGAAAACGCGGGCCTGGCCGATCGCGGGTTTCGCGTGAACGAGGAGACGGTGGCCACGGTGACGGCGATCATCCGGCGCCTCAAGCCGCAGGTCGTGTTTGCCCCCTACGAGGAGGATCGCCATCCGGATCACCGGCTGTGCAGCCAGCTGGTGCAGGAAGCGGTGGCCAACGCCGCCCTCCGGCGGTACGCGCCGCCGGGGTGTCCGGAGGAGCCCCATCGGGTTGCCGCGCTGTACTTTTACCTCATCCACGGCTACGCGAAGCCGTCCTTTGTGGTGGACATCAGCGAGACGCAATCCCTCAAGGAAACGGCGCTTTTGGCCTACCGCAGCCAGTTTGTCGCTGCACCGGGACGCGTCGCCACCCCGCTCAACCAGGGCTTCCTCGACGCGCTGCGGGCGCGGGACCGCTGGTTTGGCCACGTGGCCGGCGTCACGTACGGCGAGGGGTTTGTCAGCGCGGTGCCGGTGGTGGTCGACGTCGGCGCGTGGAAGCGCAGCCGCTGAAGGGGGGATCGGCGTTTGCGCATCGGGATCACCTGTTACCCAACCTTGGGCGGTTCGGGCGTGGTGGCCACCGAATTGGGCAAACTGTTAGCAGAACGCGGCCACGAGGTCCATTTCATCACGTCGAGCGTGCCCTTTCGGTTGGGGCGGTTCATGAAAAACGTCTACGTGCACGAGGTGGAGGTCGTCCAGTACGACGTGTTTCGCCATCCGCCGTACGACCTCGCCCTGGCGGCGCGGATGGCCCAAGTGGCGCGGCTGGTGGGGCTCGACCTCTTGCACGTCCACTATGCGGTGCCCCACGCCATCAGCGCCTATCTGGCCAAGCAGATGGTCGGGCCGGCGCTCAAAGTGGTCACCACCCTGCACGGAACGGACATCACCGTGCTCGGGTACGACCAGACGATGAAATGCGTCATCCGCTTCGGCATTGAGCAAAGCGATGCCGTCACCGCCGTGTCGGACAGCCTGGTGGAGGAAACGCGACGCCTCTTGCACGTGGACAAGCCGATCCGGCGCATCTACAACTTCGTCGACACGCGTGTCTACGACCGGCGGGACGCCTCGGACCTCCGCCGGGAGTGGGCGCCGCGCGGCGAAGCCGTCTTGATCCACATCTCCAACTTTCGCCCCGTCAAGCGGCCGGTCGACGTCGTCGAGGTGTTCGCCCGCGTAAGGCGCACGCTTCCGGCCAAGCTTGTGCTGATCGGGGAAGGCCCCCA
This window harbors:
- the bshA gene encoding N-acetyl-alpha-D-glucosaminyl L-malate synthase BshA; translated protein: MRIGITCYPTLGGSGVVATELGKLLAERGHEVHFITSSVPFRLGRFMKNVYVHEVEVVQYDVFRHPPYDLALAARMAQVARLVGLDLLHVHYAVPHAISAYLAKQMVGPALKVVTTLHGTDITVLGYDQTMKCVIRFGIEQSDAVTAVSDSLVEETRRLLHVDKPIRRIYNFVDTRVYDRRDASDLRREWAPRGEAVLIHISNFRPVKRPVDVVEVFARVRRTLPAKLVLIGEGPQLPLVQERLAAENLHRDVLFLGRQADVAPLLSAADLLLLPSEKESFGLVALEAMACGVPVIATRTGGLPEVVVDGECGFLSPVGDVAKMAADALTLLADRDLYARFSANARRRAHERFAAERICDEYEALYREVVEAPAQQERV
- the mgsA gene encoding methylglyoxal synthase, which encodes MRIALIAHDRKKDELVNFVLAYRHIFARHTLYATGTTGKRIADEVGLPVHRFRSGPLGGDQQIGALVAENRIDLVLFFRDPLTAQPHEPDIMALMRLCDAYGVPLATNLGTAEILVRSLEQGDFAWRQVVEPGTAPPVEVPQLKREDENP
- a CDS encoding sporulation protein YpjB encodes the protein MRGWVRVMCLWLFLWGSGGGLWLATASGEEAVRGDAQQLLKHIERLTVRVEQDVRQARWEEARAHYAELADAVVALTRRLPASTEGLHAVFTAVLEGKRTFTRVRPNSEAMLRDALRVRLAADALLSRQQPLWKEYRAEVEGELRQLRSGVVSGRDWLKAYRRLADIYAIVRPAVVIQQPAEDVEALDSLVRVLDRSAPQVDRAVVWEFHNRMARLFELAYETSATPWLGPSSVYAVVTVIAAVVFTVLGYVAWYRYRLEHRP
- a CDS encoding YitT family protein, coding for MGEHAVGIRLKNLLAITVGCAIFSFGLNYFTIANGLAEGGFTGITLLANYIFGFDPGVVNLLLNLPLFFIGWKVLGRTSMIYTIYGVTAVSVFLWVFEDFREPLHGDLLLAALYAGVTVGLGLGLVFRYGGTTGGVDILARLAQKYLGWTIGRTMFLFDLFVIGASAYYIGREKAMYTLVAVFVGARVIDFVQEVAYSAKAAIIVSEATAEIARRILHEMERGATLLKGKGGYTGAERDVLYVVVSRNEIQRLKALVHQVDPYAFVAIQDVRDVHGEGFTLDEHKRPIEG
- the bshB1 gene encoding bacillithiol biosynthesis deacetylase BshB1; this translates as MSVDVLAFGAHPDDVEIGMGGTLALCARRGLVTAICDLTRAELSSNGTVETRQVEAEEAARVLGVAVRENAGLADRGFRVNEETVATVTAIIRRLKPQVVFAPYEEDRHPDHRLCSQLVQEAVANAALRRYAPPGCPEEPHRVAALYFYLIHGYAKPSFVVDISETQSLKETALLAYRSQFVAAPGRVATPLNQGFLDALRARDRWFGHVAGVTYGEGFVSAVPVVVDVGAWKRSR
- a CDS encoding nucleotide pyrophosphohydrolase produces the protein MGAKTLKQIQEEVDAYIGQFREGYFSPLAMLARMAEEVGELAREVNHRYGEKPKKTSEPEGSIAEELGDIFFIVVCFANSLGIDLQEAYERIMDKFRTRDRDRWTPKEPQRGDDR
- the dapB gene encoding 4-hydroxy-tetrahydrodipicolinate reductase: MTDKPIRVAVAGAKGRMGREVVKLLVQESDFAFVVGIDARLDGVDVGTTIGLGELGVPFVRDLERALDVYKPDVLVDFTTPAAVRRHVEVALDRGVRPVVGTTGLSEAEVEELARRAQMRGVGGVIAPNFAIGAVLMMKFAQMAAKYLPHVEIIELHHDQKLDAPSGTALKTAEGIQRVRAEFRQGHPDETELLEGARGAYVGGFRIHSVRLPGLVAHQEVLFGGEGQLLTIRHDALSRSCFMPGVALAIRRVMTLDRLVYGLEHLLD